A window of the Cystobacter fuscus genome harbors these coding sequences:
- a CDS encoding vanadium-dependent haloperoxidase, producing the protein MLQPRQLLACLVPLLLLVPSARAETPTPEGGHGPSAAYRWLDIVLEATAREVERRGARPTVISRAHAISVTAMYDAWAAYDARAVGTRLGASLRRPPSERTPARKQKAIAYATYRALVDLYPEDAAWLAQQMSGMGYDPNDTSTNLATPQGVGNTAAAALLAWRRHDGANQFGDEPGSSGAPYSDYTGYAPVNPPDVIIDPDRWQPISFDDGQGGTVTPGFLTPHWYKVRPFALTTSAQFRPPPPPKVGSARLAQDVQEVIDYNANLTPEQKALVEFMRDGPRSTAQSGHWLRFAQDVSRRDHQGLDRDVKLFFTVGNAALDAFIAAWESKRYYDSSRPWTLVRYYHAGDTLPGWVGPGQGVDWIPAEQWHPYSPSTFITPPFPGYVSGHSTVSAACARVLELFTGSDAFGKVEQLTAGALTEPGFACNIIQQREGVPSQDTPEDCQVTLALPTFSETAELAGISRVMGGYHIQADNIAGLELGRQVADFLWPRARAYWAPGTN; encoded by the coding sequence ATGCTCCAACCCCGACAGCTCCTCGCCTGTCTCGTCCCCCTGCTGCTCCTCGTCCCGTCCGCCCGGGCGGAGACCCCCACCCCGGAAGGGGGCCACGGGCCCTCCGCCGCGTACCGGTGGCTGGACATCGTGCTCGAGGCCACGGCGCGCGAGGTGGAGCGGCGCGGCGCGCGGCCCACGGTCATCTCCCGTGCCCACGCCATCTCGGTGACGGCCATGTACGACGCGTGGGCGGCCTATGACGCGCGCGCGGTGGGCACCCGGCTGGGAGCCAGCCTGCGCCGGCCCCCCTCCGAGCGGACCCCGGCCCGCAAGCAGAAGGCCATCGCCTACGCCACCTACCGCGCCCTCGTGGACCTCTACCCGGAGGATGCCGCGTGGCTCGCGCAGCAGATGAGCGGCATGGGGTACGACCCCAACGACACCTCGACCAACCTCGCCACGCCCCAGGGAGTGGGCAACACCGCCGCGGCCGCGCTCCTCGCCTGGCGGCGGCACGATGGCGCCAACCAGTTCGGCGACGAGCCCGGCTCCAGCGGCGCCCCCTACTCCGACTACACCGGCTACGCGCCCGTCAATCCGCCCGACGTCATCATCGATCCCGATCGCTGGCAGCCCATCTCGTTCGATGACGGCCAGGGCGGCACCGTGACGCCCGGCTTCCTCACCCCCCATTGGTACAAGGTGCGGCCCTTCGCGCTCACCACAAGCGCCCAGTTCCGTCCGCCGCCTCCTCCCAAGGTGGGCTCGGCACGGCTCGCCCAGGACGTGCAGGAGGTCATCGACTACAACGCGAACCTCACCCCGGAGCAGAAGGCGCTCGTGGAGTTCATGCGCGATGGCCCCCGCTCCACGGCCCAGTCCGGCCACTGGCTGCGCTTCGCCCAGGACGTGTCCCGTCGCGACCATCAAGGCCTGGACCGGGACGTGAAGCTCTTCTTCACCGTGGGCAACGCGGCGCTGGATGCCTTCATCGCCGCCTGGGAGTCCAAGCGCTACTACGACTCCTCCCGGCCCTGGACGCTCGTGCGCTACTACCACGCGGGTGACACGCTGCCAGGCTGGGTGGGGCCGGGCCAGGGCGTGGACTGGATTCCCGCCGAGCAGTGGCACCCGTACTCGCCCTCCACGTTCATCACGCCGCCCTTCCCGGGCTATGTGTCGGGCCACAGCACGGTGAGCGCCGCGTGCGCCCGGGTGTTGGAGCTGTTCACGGGCAGCGACGCCTTCGGCAAGGTGGAGCAGCTCACCGCGGGGGCCCTCACCGAGCCGGGCTTCGCGTGCAACATCATCCAGCAGCGCGAGGGTGTGCCCTCGCAGGACACGCCCGAGGACTGCCAGGTGACACTGGCGCTGCCGACCTTCAGCGAGACGGCGGAGCTGGCGGGCATCTCGCGTGTCATGGGCGGCTACCACATCCAGGCCGACAACATCGCGGGGCTGGAGCTCGGACGCCAGGTGGCCGACTTCCTCTGGCCCCGGGCGCGGGCCTACTGGGCGCCCGGAACGAACTGA